One Tunturibacter gelidoferens genomic region harbors:
- a CDS encoding class I SAM-dependent methyltransferase, whose amino-acid sequence MKHTDRFTGRVESYERYRLRYPPKVIEILADHCGLQREHMVADIGAGTGMLAELFLENGNAVVAIEPNDDMRAACEQMATAWPGLTVRRATAENTALADASVDFVSVGRAWHWFDRERAVREFRRILRPAGWVVLASNRRSQDGSAEAEAYEKILMKFGRDYRETHQPTRRMVEVAPLFAEGAVVRQEVSGEQVQTLDEFLGQTQSFSATPKPGDGGYMGMQVALEDFFARFEHDGLLHTGTICSVMACQGNGRSGS is encoded by the coding sequence ATGAAACACACCGACAGATTTACTGGGCGAGTTGAATCCTATGAGCGGTATCGCCTACGGTATCCGCCAAAGGTGATTGAGATCCTGGCGGATCATTGCGGACTGCAGCGGGAACATATGGTTGCAGATATCGGGGCTGGAACAGGCATGCTGGCTGAGCTTTTTCTGGAAAACGGGAATGCCGTTGTAGCGATAGAGCCGAATGATGACATGCGTGCGGCTTGCGAGCAAATGGCAACGGCCTGGCCCGGGCTGACGGTGAGGAGGGCCACGGCTGAAAACACCGCTCTAGCAGACGCCTCGGTGGATTTTGTGTCTGTGGGTCGGGCTTGGCATTGGTTTGACCGAGAGAGGGCCGTGAGGGAGTTCCGACGAATCCTCAGACCGGCTGGTTGGGTCGTTCTGGCGAGCAACCGTCGAAGCCAGGATGGGTCGGCTGAGGCGGAGGCGTATGAAAAAATCTTGATGAAGTTCGGAAGGGACTATCGCGAAACGCACCAGCCGACTCGAAGGATGGTAGAGGTTGCACCTCTGTTTGCTGAGGGAGCGGTGGTTCGTCAGGAGGTGTCTGGGGAACAGGTGCAGACTCTCGACGAGTTCTTGGGGCAGACACAGTCATTTTCCGCAACTCCGAAGCCCGGAGATGGGGGGTATATGGGGATGCAAGTTGCGCTGGAGGATTTCTTCGCGCGGTTCGAGCATGACGGGTTGCTGCACACAGGGACCATCTGTTCGGTCATGGCTTGTCAGGGGAATGGGAGGTCTGGCAGCTAA